A region of Prochlorococcus marinus subsp. pastoris str. CCMP1986 DNA encodes the following proteins:
- the lysA gene encoding diaminopimelate decarboxylase: MNVKTSFLKNKINEDSPNKNIVPVTTTINSEHKLFIGECSLEDLVSKYDSPLYVLDEITLRNSCKAYKKALEKYYPGPSLPIYASKANSSIFMSNLIASEGFGLDAVSEGELLTALKGGVPNEKIVFHGNNKSDKEIEFAIKNNIKVIVDNDHDLKRLEEISNSFNHDIEIMVRFTPGIECHTHEYIRTGSFDSKFGFGIESLGRLFEVISKTKHIKLTGLHAHIGSQIFELDPHNDLGKIMVDVILQAKDFGHNIKELNVGGGLGIKYTEEDDPPSIDEWIKTVSLSVVKACDKNNLNLPILMCEPGRSIVSTAGVTIYKIGSFKEIPGIRTYLSVDGGMSDNPRPITYQSKYSACLVNNPLNSNSKNKYTVAGKHCESGDVLFKELELGDCKTGDLICVFGTGAYNNSMSSNYNRIPKPAAILVCNGEAEIIQKRESPHDLLKYDVLPDRFIKQS, translated from the coding sequence ATGAATGTAAAAACATCATTCTTAAAAAATAAAATTAATGAAGATAGTCCCAATAAAAACATAGTTCCTGTCACAACGACCATTAATAGTGAACATAAGTTATTTATTGGGGAATGTTCTTTGGAAGATTTAGTAAGTAAATACGATTCACCCCTTTATGTTTTGGATGAGATTACCTTAAGAAATTCCTGTAAAGCATATAAAAAAGCACTAGAAAAATATTATCCAGGACCATCACTACCGATATATGCATCCAAGGCAAATAGTTCAATATTTATGAGTAATTTAATTGCATCAGAGGGTTTTGGGCTCGATGCAGTTTCAGAAGGAGAATTATTGACAGCTCTAAAAGGTGGAGTTCCTAATGAAAAAATTGTTTTTCATGGAAATAATAAATCTGATAAGGAAATTGAATTTGCGATAAAAAATAATATCAAAGTTATTGTGGATAACGACCATGATTTAAAAAGACTTGAAGAGATATCTAATTCCTTCAATCACGACATAGAAATAATGGTTAGATTTACACCTGGAATAGAATGCCATACACATGAATACATCAGAACAGGTTCTTTTGATAGTAAATTTGGATTTGGAATCGAATCACTTGGTAGGCTATTCGAAGTTATAAGTAAAACTAAACACATTAAATTAACAGGATTACATGCTCATATTGGTTCTCAGATTTTTGAACTAGATCCTCATAATGACCTTGGAAAAATAATGGTAGATGTCATTTTACAAGCTAAAGATTTTGGTCACAACATAAAAGAACTTAATGTAGGTGGTGGTCTAGGAATTAAATATACTGAGGAGGATGATCCTCCTTCTATTGATGAGTGGATTAAAACAGTATCATTATCTGTTGTAAAAGCTTGTGATAAAAATAATTTAAACTTACCAATTCTTATGTGTGAGCCGGGTAGGTCTATAGTTTCAACAGCAGGAGTAACTATATACAAAATTGGCTCATTTAAAGAAATCCCTGGGATAAGGACATACTTATCAGTGGATGGCGGTATGAGTGATAATCCCAGACCAATTACATATCAATCAAAGTATTCAGCTTGTTTGGTAAATAACCCTTTAAATAGTAATTCCAAAAATAAATATACAGTTGCAGGAAAACATTGTGAATCTGGAGATGTATTATTTAAAGAACTTGAACTTGGTGATTGCAAAACAGGAGACTTGATATGTGTTTTTGGCACTGGTGCATATAATAATTCTATGAGTTCAAACTATAATAGAATTCCCAAGCCTGCTGCTATTTTAGTTTGTAATGGAGAAGCAGAGATTATTCAGAAAAGAGAAAGTCCACATGATCTTCTAAAATATGATGTCCTTCCTGATCGCTTTATCAAACAAAGTTAG
- a CDS encoding rhodanese-related sulfurtransferase — MSNNIYKIVSLYSFFSFQENSIIELKENLFSIEKNNDLSGLLIIAREGLNGTVCAEEGIIENILKLIKNIVGNNKLNIKVSYSKKKIFKKLKIKIKDEIVTMGVPEINPSEDSGTYIDSFSWNKLIKDKNTIVVDTRNHYEVSIGSFKKSINPNTENFSEFPEWVDDNLGKYIGDDDSKNIAMFCTGGIRCEKATSLLKKKGYKNIFHLQGGILKYLEDMSKEESLFEGECFVFDKRVALDHELKQGSYSICHACGMPISIEDQKNKEYREGIQCHFCVNKFSDNDRKRFEERQKQINKLKDKNQKVYKD, encoded by the coding sequence ATGAGTAATAATATTTACAAGATTGTATCTCTCTATTCTTTCTTCTCATTTCAAGAAAATTCAATAATTGAACTGAAAGAAAACTTATTTAGTATTGAGAAGAACAATGATCTTTCAGGCCTATTAATAATTGCGAGAGAGGGTCTTAACGGAACCGTTTGTGCTGAAGAAGGCATTATTGAAAATATCCTAAAGTTAATCAAAAATATTGTTGGGAATAACAAATTAAACATTAAAGTTAGTTATTCAAAAAAAAAGATTTTCAAAAAATTAAAAATAAAAATCAAAGATGAAATAGTAACTATGGGTGTCCCAGAAATAAATCCATCAGAAGATTCCGGAACTTATATTGACTCATTTTCTTGGAATAAATTAATTAAAGATAAAAATACAATCGTCGTTGATACTAGAAATCATTATGAAGTCTCTATAGGAAGTTTTAAAAAGTCAATCAATCCAAATACGGAAAATTTTAGCGAGTTTCCTGAGTGGGTGGATGATAATTTAGGGAAATATATAGGCGACGATGATTCTAAAAATATAGCTATGTTTTGTACTGGAGGTATTAGATGTGAGAAAGCTACTAGTTTATTAAAAAAGAAAGGTTACAAAAACATCTTCCATTTACAAGGCGGGATACTTAAATACCTCGAAGACATGTCAAAGGAAGAAAGCCTGTTTGAAGGAGAATGTTTTGTTTTTGATAAAAGAGTGGCTCTAGATCACGAATTAAAACAAGGTTCTTACTCAATTTGTCATGCATGTGGGATGCCAATTTCTATAGAAGATCAAAAGAATAAGGAATACCGAGAAGGTATTCAATGTCATTTTTGTGTAAACAAATTCAGTGATAATGATAGAAAAAGATTTGAAGAAAGGCAAAAACAAATAAATAAATTAAAAGATAAAAATCAAAAAGTTTATAAGGATTAA
- the lipA gene encoding lipoyl synthase, producing the protein MKNKNQMKVEKILRLPSWIKFPISKASEFEKMQRLIRKSNIHTICEEGRCPNRAECYASGTATFLLGGSICSRACAFCQVNKGKPSEINKYESIQVAEAVKILNLKYVVLTSVARDDLPDHGANLFVSTINQIRKIDPKIQIEVLTPDLWGGGKSFEDKDKLQKDRLKKILEQRPICFNHNLETVERLQKEVRRGANYKNSIGLLEKAKSIAPNIQTKSGIMLGLGETLKEIETTILDLKKVDCNQITIGQYLRPSLKHLSVKKYWAPKEFEYLKSFCSKLGFKKVSCGPLVRSSYHAG; encoded by the coding sequence ATGAAAAATAAAAATCAGATGAAAGTAGAAAAAATTTTAAGGCTTCCTTCTTGGATAAAGTTTCCTATTAGCAAAGCTTCGGAATTTGAGAAAATGCAAAGACTTATTAGAAAGTCAAATATACATACAATTTGTGAAGAAGGGAGATGTCCTAATAGGGCCGAATGTTATGCCTCAGGTACTGCTACTTTTTTACTTGGAGGATCAATTTGTTCTCGTGCCTGCGCTTTCTGCCAGGTAAACAAAGGTAAACCTAGTGAAATAAATAAATATGAAAGTATTCAAGTCGCAGAAGCAGTAAAAATTCTAAACTTAAAATATGTTGTACTTACATCAGTAGCCAGAGACGACCTTCCCGATCATGGAGCTAATTTATTTGTCTCAACGATTAATCAGATTAGAAAAATTGATCCAAAGATTCAAATAGAAGTTCTTACTCCTGATTTATGGGGAGGTGGAAAATCTTTTGAAGATAAAGATAAACTTCAAAAAGATAGACTTAAAAAAATTCTAGAACAAAGGCCAATTTGTTTTAATCATAATCTTGAGACAGTTGAAAGGCTTCAAAAAGAAGTTCGAAGAGGTGCTAACTATAAAAATTCAATAGGCTTATTAGAAAAAGCAAAGTCTATTGCTCCTAATATTCAAACAAAATCAGGAATAATGTTGGGTTTAGGAGAAACGTTAAAAGAAATAGAAACTACGATTCTCGATCTAAAAAAAGTGGATTGTAATCAAATCACAATTGGACAATATCTAAGACCTTCATTAAAGCATTTATCTGTTAAGAAATATTGGGCACCAAAGGAGTTTGAATACCTAAAAAGTTTTTGTAGTAAATTAGGGTTTAAAAAAGTATCTTGTGGCCCTTTAGTTAGAAGTAGTTATCACGCTGGTTAG
- a CDS encoding GNAT family N-acetyltransferase: MISIKEIDQKDFELCYKLDSATICLWTKKQWQSEFNKSGTKVVAILLKKKIIGIYVVQTIIDEAQISYFSIKQKFRRKGYGSQLMTYLIKDCEKLNIKKLLLEVSETNSIAEIFYCKFNFLTVGRRKNYYKSGADAVLKEKKFT, encoded by the coding sequence ATGATCTCAATTAAAGAAATTGATCAAAAAGATTTTGAATTATGTTACAAATTAGATTCAGCTACAATTTGTTTATGGACTAAAAAACAATGGCAAAGTGAGTTTAATAAAAGTGGTACCAAAGTAGTCGCAATATTATTAAAAAAGAAAATAATTGGAATTTATGTAGTTCAAACAATAATTGATGAAGCTCAAATAAGTTATTTTTCAATAAAACAAAAATTTCGTCGAAAAGGTTATGGAAGTCAACTAATGACCTATTTGATAAAAGATTGTGAAAAACTAAATATAAAAAAATTACTGTTGGAAGTTTCGGAAACTAATTCAATTGCTGAGATCTTTTATTGCAAATTTAATTTTTTAACTGTTGGAAGAAGAAAAAACTATTATAAAAGTGGTGCTGATGCTGTTTTGAAAGAAAAAAAATTCACATAA
- the psbP gene encoding photosystem II reaction center PsbP: protein MKNMKINPFKNLLLIILCLALSACSGGINAGLEAYQSPDGRYAFLYPTGWTRVKVDGGPEIIYHDLINSNETLSLVISDVNKEVELEQLGDPKEVGQTLITKVIAPEGSGRSVKLIDAKKREASNHIFYDLEYELNLNEQDRHELATVVIDRGTLYTFAVGTNEERWNKVDSMFTNVIESFNFLI, encoded by the coding sequence ATGAAAAATATGAAAATTAACCCTTTTAAAAATTTATTATTAATAATTTTATGTCTTGCATTAAGTGCATGCAGTGGAGGAATAAATGCAGGATTAGAGGCTTATCAGAGTCCCGATGGTAGATATGCCTTTTTATATCCAACAGGTTGGACAAGAGTAAAAGTAGATGGGGGTCCTGAAATTATTTACCACGATCTAATTAATAGTAATGAGACTTTAAGCTTGGTGATATCAGATGTAAATAAAGAAGTCGAATTAGAGCAACTAGGGGATCCAAAAGAAGTTGGACAAACATTAATAACTAAGGTCATTGCGCCTGAGGGTTCAGGAAGATCAGTAAAACTTATTGATGCTAAAAAGAGAGAAGCATCTAATCATATTTTTTATGATCTAGAGTATGAATTAAATCTTAATGAACAAGATAGGCATGAACTTGCTACTGTCGTAATCGACAGAGGAACTTTATATACTTTTGCCGTCGGAACAAATGAAGAGAGATGGAATAAAGTTGACAGTATGTTTACTAATGTTATCGAGTCTTTTAACTTCTTAATTTAG
- the cdaA gene encoding diadenylate cyclase CdaA, giving the protein MNFWGFINLKFLLDVLFALGFGLLLFSRVKEQRTLWLLRGYLLLVSFAWFIQRYAYLPLTSKLIDAVVLACSLSLAILWQGELRRLMELLGTGRLAVLLGNPPKEFRATSTTVNQLVDAAGKLSQNRKGALIVVDLGSDLRPEDFLYSGIKIEAKLSTDLLINLFATDTPLHDGAVLVKGNKIISAGVILPLSRQGISRYGTRHLAALGITERFDRCICIVVSEETGTLSLANQGKLERPITSSRLQELLIKLVGNQNTSGTPKSSSNKTNSYQKTNTNDTITVEKKLDKQNTIQD; this is encoded by the coding sequence GTGAATTTTTGGGGGTTTATAAACTTAAAATTTTTACTAGATGTACTATTTGCTCTAGGATTTGGTCTTTTATTATTTTCAAGAGTCAAAGAACAGCGAACGCTGTGGTTACTAAGAGGGTATTTATTATTAGTTTCTTTTGCTTGGTTTATTCAAAGATATGCTTATCTTCCTCTAACTTCAAAATTAATTGATGCAGTAGTACTTGCTTGCTCTCTATCTTTAGCAATCCTATGGCAGGGTGAACTTCGACGATTAATGGAATTACTTGGGACTGGAAGGCTAGCTGTATTACTAGGCAACCCACCTAAAGAATTCAGAGCAACATCTACGACAGTAAACCAATTAGTTGATGCCGCAGGAAAACTATCACAAAATAGAAAAGGAGCTTTGATAGTTGTAGATTTAGGAAGCGATTTAAGACCAGAAGATTTTTTATATTCAGGTATAAAGATTGAAGCAAAATTGTCTACAGATCTTTTAATAAATTTGTTTGCAACAGATACCCCCTTACATGATGGAGCAGTCTTAGTTAAAGGTAATAAAATAATTTCAGCGGGAGTAATATTACCTCTTTCAAGGCAAGGTATTAGTAGATACGGAACAAGACATCTTGCCGCGTTGGGCATTACAGAAAGGTTTGATAGATGTATTTGTATTGTTGTCTCTGAAGAAACAGGCACTTTATCATTAGCTAATCAAGGAAAACTCGAGAGACCTATTACGAGCAGCAGATTACAAGAACTTCTCATAAAGTTAGTAGGAAATCAAAATACATCGGGTACTCCAAAATCATCTTCGAACAAAACCAATTCGTACCAAAAAACAAATACTAATGATACTATTACAGTTGAAAAGAAGTTAGACAAACAAAATACTATTCAAGATTAG
- the bioB gene encoding biotin synthase BioB, with translation MINSDNQKFSEIRFDWERDEILEILNYPLIDLMWEAQIIHRRFNQYKVQLASLFSVKTGGCEENCSYCSQSIYSSSQIKSHPQFEVEAVLNRAKTAKKEGADRFCMGWAWREIRDGKPFNSMIEMVKGVKELGMEACVTAGMLTDEQALKLADAGLTAYNHNLDTSPEYYKNIITTRTYQDRLETIKRVRNAGINVCCGGIIGLGEDNGDRASLLEVLSNMNPHPESVPINSLVAIEGTGLEGGKEIDSIEMIRMIATARILMPKSKIRLSAGRENLTKEAQILCFQCGANSIFYGDELLTTSNPSFQDDRKLLKDVGVLFNKDFEYCDKTVSTV, from the coding sequence ATGATTAATTCTGATAATCAAAAATTTAGCGAAATAAGATTTGATTGGGAAAGAGACGAGATTTTGGAAATTTTAAATTACCCATTAATAGATTTAATGTGGGAAGCTCAAATTATTCATAGAAGATTTAATCAATATAAAGTCCAACTAGCTTCTCTTTTCAGTGTAAAAACTGGCGGGTGTGAAGAGAACTGTTCTTACTGTAGCCAATCAATTTATAGCTCTAGTCAAATTAAGAGTCACCCTCAATTTGAAGTTGAAGCTGTTTTAAATAGAGCTAAAACAGCAAAAAAAGAAGGTGCTGATAGATTTTGTATGGGTTGGGCTTGGAGAGAAATTAGAGATGGCAAACCTTTCAACTCAATGATAGAAATGGTCAAAGGTGTAAAAGAACTTGGAATGGAGGCATGTGTAACTGCAGGGATGCTCACAGATGAGCAGGCCTTGAAACTTGCCGATGCCGGGCTAACCGCATACAACCATAATCTCGATACAAGTCCTGAATACTATAAAAATATTATTACGACAAGAACTTATCAGGATAGATTAGAAACTATTAAAAGAGTAAGAAATGCAGGTATAAATGTATGTTGTGGAGGAATTATAGGTTTAGGAGAAGATAATGGAGATAGAGCATCTCTTTTAGAAGTCCTCTCAAACATGAATCCTCACCCTGAAAGTGTCCCAATCAATTCTCTGGTAGCCATAGAAGGAACAGGTTTGGAGGGGGGAAAAGAAATTGATTCTATTGAGATGATAAGAATGATCGCTACTGCTCGAATTCTTATGCCAAAAAGCAAAATAAGATTAAGTGCTGGAAGGGAGAACTTAACTAAAGAAGCTCAGATTCTTTGTTTTCAATGCGGAGCAAACTCTATTTTTTATGGAGATGAATTATTGACAACCTCAAATCCATCTTTTCAAGATGATAGAAAACTACTTAAGGATGTAGGAGTTTTATTTAATAAAGACTTTGAATATTGTGATAAAACTGTTTCTACAGTATGA
- the recR gene encoding recombination mediator RecR, with the protein MITFTKPLSKLIGHFEKFPGIGPRTAQRLALFILKQPESSIRDFSKALLEAHSNVGHCKKCFNLTSEEECEICRNTERNQKIICVVAETKDLLALERSREFKGTYHVIGGLISPMDSISPELLEIRSLVERVSKSDIDEIILALTPSVEGDTTSLYIGKLLTPFTKVTRIAYGLPMGSELEYVDEVTLARALEGRTNLI; encoded by the coding sequence TTGATAACTTTTACCAAACCACTTTCAAAATTAATTGGTCATTTTGAGAAATTTCCCGGAATAGGTCCAAGAACAGCTCAAAGATTAGCATTATTTATTTTAAAACAACCTGAAAGTAGTATTAGAGATTTTTCTAAAGCATTATTAGAGGCACATAGTAATGTTGGTCATTGTAAAAAATGTTTTAATTTAACTTCAGAAGAAGAATGTGAAATATGTAGAAATACTGAGAGGAATCAAAAGATAATTTGCGTAGTAGCAGAAACTAAAGATTTACTGGCTTTAGAGCGATCAAGGGAGTTTAAAGGCACATATCATGTTATTGGGGGGTTGATTTCTCCTATGGATTCAATTAGTCCAGAATTATTAGAGATAAGAAGTCTAGTAGAGAGAGTTAGTAAATCAGATATTGATGAAATAATACTGGCACTTACTCCAAGTGTTGAAGGAGATACTACAAGTCTTTACATTGGAAAATTACTAACTCCTTTTACTAAGGTTACTAGAATTGCCTATGGTCTTCCTATGGGGAGTGAACTTGAATATGTAGATGAAGTTACTTTAGCAAGAGCCTTAGAAGGAAGAACAAATTTAATTTAA
- a CDS encoding isoprenyl transferase codes for MRLNNLQLKNNLNLSNKLDKERIPEHIAIIMDGNGRWATKKGLPRSFGHNKGVSVLKEIIKASKNIDCKVLTVYAFSTENWIRPSNEVDFLINLFEKVLKKEISEIHQESIKIKFIGDLSPLPNSLKLLIKSSEALTNNNKKFTLNICVNYGGRQEIVKAAKEIAIKSSSGKIKPSDIDEQLFNSELLTKGSMDPELLIRTSGEKRISNFLLWQLAYSEIYVTDVLWPDFTESEFLKAIIDYQSRNRRFGGIESLSNESFEDSCYSSLSKND; via the coding sequence ATGAGATTGAATAACTTACAATTAAAAAATAATCTTAATTTATCGAATAAATTAGATAAGGAGAGAATTCCAGAACACATTGCAATAATTATGGATGGCAATGGGAGATGGGCTACAAAAAAAGGGTTACCTAGATCATTTGGGCATAATAAGGGTGTTAGTGTTCTTAAGGAAATTATTAAGGCATCTAAGAACATAGATTGTAAAGTTCTTACTGTTTATGCCTTTTCAACTGAGAATTGGATTAGACCCTCTAATGAGGTTGATTTTCTTATAAATCTGTTTGAAAAAGTTTTGAAAAAAGAAATTTCTGAGATACATCAAGAATCAATAAAAATTAAGTTTATTGGAGATTTATCACCTCTTCCTAATTCATTAAAATTACTGATAAAGAGTTCAGAAGCTCTTACTAATAACAATAAAAAATTTACATTGAATATTTGTGTAAATTATGGAGGTAGGCAAGAAATAGTAAAAGCTGCTAAAGAAATAGCCATCAAATCTTCCTCAGGTAAAATAAAACCCAGTGACATCGATGAACAATTATTTAATTCAGAACTACTAACTAAGGGGAGCATGGATCCTGAACTACTAATACGAACAAGTGGTGAAAAAAGGATTAGTAATTTTCTTTTATGGCAATTAGCTTATTCTGAAATTTATGTTACTGATGTATTATGGCCAGATTTTACTGAGAGTGAATTTTTAAAAGCAATAATAGATTATCAATCGAGGAATAGGCGTTTTGGAGGTATAGAATCATTATCAAATGAATCTTTTGAAGATTCTTGCTATTCTTCCCTAAGTAAAAATGATTAA
- a CDS encoding ATP-dependent Clp protease ATP-binding subunit — translation MFERFTEKAIKVIMLAQEEARRLGHNFVGTEQILLGLIGEGTGVAAKVLKSLGVNLKDSRIEVEKIIGRGSGFVAVEIPFTPRAKRVLELSLEEARQLGHNYIGTEHLLLGLIREGEGVAARVLENLGIDLTKVRTQVIRMLGETAEVGSGGSSNKGNLKTATLDEFGTNLTKLASESKLDPVVGRYAEIDRVIQILGRRTKNNPVLIGEPGVGKTAIAEGLAQRIQLGEIPDILEDKRVLTLDIGLLVAGTKYRGEFEERLKKIMEEIKSAGNVILVIDEVHTLIGAGAAEGAIDAANILKPALARGELQCIGATTLDEYRKHIERDAALERRFQPVMVGEPSIADTIEILKGLRERYEQHHRLKITDNALEAAAHLGDRYISDRFLPDKAIDLIDEAGSRVRLINSKLPPEAKQIDKELRQVQKQKEESVRDQNFDQAGVLREKEIELSAKIKELLENKKESSEKNEISNANETTENNSTIIHDPLVSEEDVAHIVASWTGVPVQKLTETESVKLLNMEETLHQRLIGQDEAVKAVSKAIRRARVGLQNPNRPIASFIFSGPTGVGKTELTKSLASYFFGSEEAMIRLDMSEFMERHTVSKLIGSPPGYVGFNEGGQLTEAVRRRPYTVVLFDEVEKAHPDVFNLLLQLLEDGRLTDSKGRTVDFKNTLLIMTSNIGSKVIEKGGGGLGFEFSGDSVEDSQYNRIKSLVNEELKQYFRPEFLNRLDEIIVFRQLSKNEVKDIAEIMLKEVFSRLNEKGIKLDVTDAFKERLVEEGYNPAYGARPLRRAVMRLLEDSLAEEVLSGRIKDGDKAIVDIDENKKVIVNISTEESSQELAGANF, via the coding sequence ATGTTTGAAAGATTTACAGAAAAAGCAATCAAAGTCATTATGCTTGCTCAAGAAGAGGCTAGGAGGCTTGGGCATAATTTTGTTGGAACAGAACAAATACTTTTAGGTTTAATTGGAGAAGGAACAGGTGTAGCTGCAAAGGTGCTCAAATCACTAGGTGTAAATTTAAAAGATTCAAGAATAGAAGTTGAGAAAATAATAGGAAGAGGTTCAGGATTTGTAGCAGTTGAAATACCTTTTACACCGAGAGCTAAAAGAGTTTTAGAATTATCTCTTGAAGAAGCACGCCAATTGGGTCACAATTATATAGGTACGGAACATTTACTTTTAGGTTTAATAAGAGAAGGAGAAGGGGTTGCAGCAAGAGTTTTAGAAAATCTAGGAATTGACTTAACGAAAGTCAGAACTCAAGTTATAAGAATGCTAGGAGAGACTGCTGAGGTTGGTTCAGGTGGGTCTTCAAATAAGGGTAATTTAAAGACAGCTACTCTTGACGAGTTTGGTACAAATTTAACAAAACTAGCAAGCGAATCAAAACTCGATCCAGTTGTTGGACGCTATGCAGAAATTGATAGAGTTATTCAAATTTTAGGTAGAAGAACTAAAAATAATCCTGTTCTTATAGGTGAACCTGGAGTAGGAAAAACTGCTATTGCTGAAGGTTTAGCACAAAGAATACAACTTGGAGAAATTCCAGATATACTTGAGGATAAAAGAGTTCTAACTCTTGATATTGGTCTCCTTGTCGCAGGAACAAAATATAGAGGTGAATTTGAAGAAAGACTAAAAAAAATAATGGAAGAAATTAAATCTGCAGGTAACGTTATATTGGTTATCGATGAAGTTCATACTTTAATAGGTGCAGGAGCTGCTGAAGGAGCAATTGATGCTGCCAATATATTAAAACCAGCATTAGCTAGAGGTGAGCTCCAATGTATAGGTGCTACAACTCTTGATGAATATAGAAAGCATATTGAAAGAGATGCTGCTCTCGAAAGAAGATTCCAACCTGTAATGGTTGGAGAGCCATCTATTGCTGATACTATTGAAATTTTAAAAGGTTTAAGAGAACGTTACGAGCAACATCATCGTTTAAAAATTACAGATAATGCATTAGAAGCAGCAGCTCATTTAGGTGATCGCTACATTTCTGATAGATTTTTACCAGACAAAGCTATAGATCTTATAGATGAGGCTGGTAGTAGAGTAAGGTTGATTAATTCTAAACTTCCTCCCGAAGCGAAACAAATTGATAAAGAATTAAGACAAGTCCAGAAACAAAAAGAAGAATCAGTAAGAGATCAGAACTTTGACCAGGCAGGTGTGTTAAGAGAAAAAGAGATTGAATTATCTGCAAAAATAAAAGAGTTATTGGAAAATAAAAAAGAAAGTTCAGAAAAAAATGAAATAAGTAATGCTAATGAAACTACGGAAAATAACTCAACTATTATTCATGATCCTCTTGTAAGTGAAGAAGATGTAGCCCATATAGTTGCTTCTTGGACCGGAGTTCCTGTTCAGAAATTAACAGAAACCGAATCAGTCAAACTTCTTAATATGGAAGAGACTTTGCATCAAAGGTTAATAGGTCAAGATGAGGCTGTTAAAGCAGTATCAAAAGCTATTAGAAGAGCTAGAGTCGGTTTACAAAATCCTAATAGGCCAATTGCAAGTTTTATCTTTTCAGGTCCTACTGGGGTTGGAAAAACTGAATTAACCAAATCCTTGGCTTCGTATTTCTTTGGTAGTGAAGAAGCCATGATCAGATTAGATATGTCTGAATTTATGGAAAGACATACTGTTAGCAAATTAATTGGTTCACCTCCAGGGTATGTTGGATTTAATGAGGGAGGCCAACTTACAGAGGCAGTAAGAAGAAGACCATACACTGTCGTACTCTTTGATGAAGTTGAGAAAGCTCATCCAGACGTATTTAATTTACTATTACAATTACTGGAAGATGGAAGATTGACAGACTCAAAAGGTAGAACGGTCGATTTTAAAAATACACTTTTAATAATGACTTCTAATATTGGTTCTAAAGTAATCGAAAAAGGTGGTGGAGGTTTAGGCTTTGAATTTTCAGGAGATTCAGTTGAAGATAGCCAATATAATAGGATAAAATCTTTGGTAAATGAGGAATTAAAACAATACTTTAGACCAGAATTTTTAAATAGGCTCGATGAAATAATTGTATTTAGACAATTATCTAAAAATGAAGTTAAAGATATTGCAGAAATAATGTTAAAAGAAGTTTTTTCTAGATTAAACGAGAAGGGTATAAAACTAGATGTTACTGATGCTTTTAAAGAAAGGCTTGTCGAGGAAGGATATAATCCAGCTTACGGAGCAAGGCCTTTAAGAAGAGCAGTCATGCGCTTATTAGAAGATAGTTTAGCTGAAGAGGTGTTATCAGGAAGAATTAAAGATGGAGACAAAGCTATAGTTGATATTGATGAGAACAAGAAAGTTATAGTAAATATTTCTACAGAAGAATCTTCTCAAGAATTGGCAGGGGCTAATTTCTAG